AAAATCATAAATAATAAGATTCATAAAGGCTTATATGATGATATTAAAAATGCATTAGAGAGTGATAAATGGCTCTCTACCCAAACTACGAGTTATGCGCTACTAGTATTAGCAGATATAAAAGAAGATGCAAAAAATAGTAATATCGAAGGCACAATCACGATAAATAATAAAAAACAATCATTTAACAAAGATTCTTCTAATATTATATTTAGTCTAAATGATGGAGTTGCAAAAGTAGAATCTAATAAAAATTTATTTATAAATTATACTTGGGAAGGGATTATTGCAAATAAAGCAGGCGATAATATATCCAAAAATTTAAAGCTAAAAAGAGAATTTGTAGAGATTGATAATTATAATAATGAAAAACAAATCAATCCAAGAAACCTAAAAAGCTCAAAGAGTTTTTATATAAAACTTACATTAGAAAAATTAGATGATGAAAATTATTTAAAAAATATTGCTTTGGTGCAGAATTTACCTAGTGGTTGGGAGATAGAAAATACTAGATTAAATAATGATCCTGTTGCAAATAGAGTAGCAAATGCAAATTCAACTATTACTTATACAGACATTAGAGATGATAAAATTATGTGGTTTTTTGATCTATATAATAAACCACAAGTTGTATATGTAAAGATTAATGCAGTTACACCGGGGAATTATACTCTTCCACCTGCGTATGTTGAAGCAATGTATGATGGTAATTACAAAGCAAGTAGTGATAGCTTTAGAGTAAATGTTTTTAGCAAATAAGGGATTCTAGTATTTTATAATTATGTTTAGAATCTCTAAAAAAAAATTTAATAGCAATATTTTTTTTAAAATACTGCTATTTTTATTTTTTATATTTCTTCTTTATTTTTGCTTTGTATTTTTTAGTTTTAATCCAAAAGACGATCCTTTTTCTAGTCGCTATGGCAAAAGTATGCTTGATAAAAATGATGAAATATTAAGCATATTTTTAAACAAAGATGAACAATGGCATATCAAAAATAGCTCACATTTAAGCTCAAAGCTAAGCATTGCTACATCTATATTTGAAGATAGAAATTTTTATTCTCACATTGGTATTGATTTTGGAGCTATTTTAAGAAGCATGTATATTAATGTAAGATACAAGAAACGTATTGGTGGTAGCACCATCACGATGCAAACTATAAAGCTTTTGTATCAAAATAAACGGACATATTTTAATAAAATCAATGAAATGATATTAGCCTTACGACTAGAATCTTTGTATAGCAAAGATGAAATTTTAGAGATGTATTTTAATAATGCTCCTTATGGTGGCAATATCATTGGTGTTGCTGCTGCATCGCTTTTATATTTTCAAAAAAATCCAAAAGATTTGACTTGGGGAGAAAGCGCGCTTCTTGCTGTTTTGCCACATTCTCCAGGGCTTATTAATATTGGTAGAAATAATCATTTATTGTTAGAAAAGAGAAATAGATTATTAGATGAATTGCATAAAAGAGGATATATAGATGAAGATAATCTAAAATTAGCAAAAAATGAAAATTTGCCAACTATTAATCGTTCTAAGAATCTTGCCCCTCATTTGGCATTTAGATTTGACAATCCTGTGATAAAAACGACATTAGATAAAAATATACAGATTCTGCTAGAAGATAGGCTAAAACTATATCACAAAAAACTTCTTACTCTTGGCATACAAAATGTAGCTGGAATAATTATTGATACACAAAGTAGGGAAGTATTAGCTTATGGTGGCTCTCAAGATTTTCTTGATATTGATGGTTTTGGACAAATTGATGGAATATTGGCAAAACGAAGTCCTGGGTCTGTGCTAAAGCCATTATTATATGCACTTGCTATTGACAATGGAATAATAGCACCACAATCAAAGCTAGTTGATGCACCTACATTTTTTTCAAATTTCAAGCCACGAAATGCATCAAAAAAATATTTTGGATTAATTAGTGCAAGAGAATCTTTGATAAAATCACTAAATGTCCCTTTTGTATCGCTTTTACAAAAGTATGGATATGATAAATTTTTCTTTAATCTAAAAGAGATTCTAAGATTTGATGATAGTAATTTTGAGCGATATGGATTATCTTTGATACTTGGCACAAAAGAAATCACTATAGAAGATGTAGCAAAGATTTATGTGGGATTTGGTAATTATGGTGAATTTGGAGATATTTATTATACTAGAGATACCAATAGACAATCTTCTACCAAACGGCTATTTTCAAAAGGAAGTGCTTATTTAATGCTTGATGCATTGAAAAATGTAAAACGAATAGGGGTTGATAATTATTTTATCAACAAAAAAATATTTTATTGGAAAAGCGGCACAAGCTATGGCAGAAAAGATGCTTGGGCTGCAGGAACTTCACCAAAATATACCATAGTAGTTTGGGCTGGAAATTTTAATGGAGATTCTAATCCAAATTTATTTGGGCTAGATACTGCCGGGGCATTATTATTTGATATTGTAAATGATTTGGGGAATGTTGGCGGTGAGTTTGAAAAAAGTGATGATTTAAAAGAGATTTTACTAGATTTACCTACAGGTTATAGATATGATACAAATTATAAAGATATAGAATCTACAAAAGCCTTATATCCAAAGCATGCAAAACCACTAGAGAAATCACCATTTTTGGTAAATGTATTTTTAAATGATAATTTAGAAGAAGTAAATTCTCTTCATAAAGATTTTATCAATGCAAGAGAGATAACAAAAATTAATTTACCATTATCTTTGCTTGAATATTATAAAGAACAAAATATCAATATTAAAAAAGAAGGTAAAGGTTTGCAGATTTTATATCCAAAGGATAATCTCTCAATCATTCGCACAAAAGATTTTAGTGGAAAAAATGAGCTAATTGCAAGGATTGCAAATATCAATAACAATAATGTATTTTGGTATCTCGATAAGCGATATTTAGGAGTGAGTAAAAATAATACAATGATTTTAAATCTAGATTCTGGCTATCATACATTAAGCGTAATAGATAGCAATGGAGATAGCCATAGTGTGAATTTTACTATTTTAAAATAGATTATTTTAAATATGGTGCATCATATTTTTCAAATGCTAGATTCAAATCTACAAAATACGGCATATGCCCTGTTCTCTCTTCAATGTGGTAGCGTCATATAATCACCATAAAGTCGCTTTAGGTATGTATCATAATTATTTGGTGCATTAAATTTAGTATCTTCAAAATCAAGTTCAATGTAAGGCATAAAATCTTTATATTCATGCAATGCACCTTGATATACATTTAATACAAATGCAGAAGTTATATATCTTGATTTGTCAAAATCATATTTGTTTTCTAAATTTTGAAATTTATTTTTAAAATAATTCATAACAAAATCAAATCTTAGAAGTTCTCGCCTAGAATCTAAAATAATTTGTTTTAGTTGTTTTATTGGGAAGGGATTTCTATTGCTAGCTTTGCTTTCCAGTATTTATCATATCTACGATTTGCTAATTTTGCCATTAATAAAAAATGTTCTCTAGCTTGATTTTTGTCGCTGCCCCCCCCCATCTAAAATAAAAATATCAATACCTACACCACTTTTATAATTAACATTATTTTGTGCTATTGTAGATTCTATGCATGTTGTCGTGGTATCTTCTAATTTTCCAAAATTCCAAATATAATTTTTTGTCTTATCCCAATGTTTAAAAATAAATTTTTTATCAAAGATTCCATTTTTATCAAGTTCTATCAGTCTTTGATAATCACTTCTTGGCATATAAAAATCCATATCATCATCCCCCCATGGAATAAAACCTTTATGCCTTACTGCTCCTAGCAATGTTCCACATTACATAAAATATCTAAGGTTGTTTTCATTGCATACTCTTTTAAATTCCTTTGCAACACCTAAAACTTTATCTTGCAACTCATTCATATTAACTCCTTATTGACAATTATAGCATTCAATGCTTCTATCTATGGTCTCATCTTTTATATCAGGGCTTTGACTTCTTAGATAGTAAGTAGATTTTAATCCAAGCTTCCAAGCTAGCATATATATTTCATTTAGATATTTACCACTTGCTTTGTCTATTTCCATAAATATATTTACACTCTGTCCTTGGTCTATCCATTTTTGTCTTATACTAGCTACTTTTATTATATCTCTTTGGTCTAAGCTATAAGCACTAACATAATAATTATATGTATCAACATTTAGATTTGGCACGACATTAGGTATCATTCCACTTAGATTCTCTTCTAACCATTTCTTTTTGTAAATAGGCTCTATCGTCTGTGTGGTGCCTACTAGAATAGATATTGAGCTTGTAGGTGCTATTGCCATAAGATAACCATTTCTTATACCTTGAGTTAAAACTTTTTGTCTTAGATTATCCCAATCACATTTATCAAATAAATCTCTATCTATTAGCTTTAAGGCTTCATTATTAGCTAAATCAATAGGGAAGATACCTTTACTCCAATTCGAGCCTTTGAAGTCTGGATATACCCCCTTTTCTTTTGCTATATCACTACTTGCATTGATAGCATTAAAACTTATTAATTCCATAATCCTATCAATTTTATACAAATGCTTTTCACTGCCCCATACTATTTGCTCTCTTGCTAGCATTTCTGCTTCACCCATAACACCTAATCCAATAGCTCTGTTTTTTATATTAGTAACTTTAACTTTTCTTGTTGGATAAAAGTTTAAATCTATCACATTATCAAGCATTCTAATAGCAATAGGCACCACTCTTTCTATGTCTTGTTTTGTATTTATCTTAGATAGATTTATACTTGCTAGATTACATACTGCACTTTCACCACCGCTTCCTTCTCTTTGTGTTGTAAATATTCTTTTACTATTTATGCTATCTAAGGAAGTGAGTTTATTTGCTTTCTTTTCTAATCCACTATCAAGTTTGACAATATCATTTTCTTCAAATAATTCCATATCACCATTTTCAAATTCTACTTTTACTTTATAATGACTAGGTGAAGTGTTTTGAAAGATTTCCGTGCAAAGATTTGAGCTTCTTATAATCCCACTATGAGCATTAGGATTTGTTTTGTTAGCAGTATCTTTAAAGCAAAGGAATGGCAATCCACTCTCAAAATAGTTAGTTAGTATCTTTTTCCATAAGTCTTTTGCATTGATTGTCTCTTTTTGTAAATCATCTCTTTGTTCAAACTCTATATATTTATCTTCAAATTCTTTGCCATATAGCTCTGTAAGATCACTTGCATCATAAGGGTCAAATAAAGTCCAAAGCTCATTATTTTGCACTCTTTTCATAAATAAATCACAAATCCATAATGCAGGGAATAAATCATGAGTTCTTCTTCTCTCTTCACCACTATTCTTTCTTAAATCTATGAAATTTACTATATCTATATGCCATACTTCAAGATATGTAGCTATCGCACCTTTTCTAGTTCCTAATTGGTCTATTGCTACTGCTACATCATTTGCGATTTTTAAAAATGGTATTACGCCACCCGCCGCATTTTTATGATTATCTATATAACTTCCAAGGCCTCTAATCTTAGATACATCATATCCAATTCCACCGCCATATTTAGATAATAATGCCATTTCTTTATAACTATCAAATATCCCTTCTATGTTATCGGGCATGCTGCCTACATAGCAACTAGATAATTGATGTCTAGGTGTTCTAGCATTTGATAAAGTAGGCGTTGCGACCATAACTTCAAACTTAGATAATACATCATAAAATTCCATAGCTTTTTTATTACAATCTTCTTCATTTTGAGCTAAAAACATAGCAATTGCCATAAACATTTGCTGTGGCAATTCTATTGGTTTATTATCTCTATCTTTTAGTAAATATCTATCATATAGCGTTTTAATACCTAAGTAGTTAAATTGTAAATCTCTATCGGGCTTTATATAATCATTCAATAAATCTAAATCAAATTTATTACTAAAGCCTTTGAGTATCTTACCTTCATTCATACCTTTTTGAAAATAATCCCTTAAATGCTTATATCCAGTAAATCCACTTACTTTGTGATATAAATCATAAAGAAATAATCTAGAAGCTACATAAGTCCAATTTGGTGTGTCTATGTCTATTTTATCAACTGCTGTTTTAATTAGTGTCTGTTGAATCTCTTCAGTAGTAATTCCATCTCTAAATAAAATCCTAGCATCAACTTCTAACTCGCTTTGATTAACTCCAGCCAAATCCTTGATAGCAGAGCTTGTATATTTTTGTATTTTTGTTATATCTAAATCTTCGATTCTTCCATTACGCTTTATTACTTTTAAAACACTCATTTATAACTCTAAAAAAATAAAATTTGAAAGACGCAATTATAAGAATTTTTATATTAGATAAACATTTAAATTTTCTTTTAAAATAATAAAAAGAGATTCCTAATATTTATGAAAATTTTATATATTTTTATACAGAATCCTAGAATCTAAGATTCTAGAATCTTAAAACAAATCCTAGCTCTCGCCTATCATTCGCTTTAAAAGCTTATTTGTTTTTGTATCTTTTGCTTTTATCGAGCTATTAAATATCAAATTTACATATTTTTCATATTCTTCTTGTGAATTTGTGGCATTATTATCTTTTGGAGAAAGTTTTATATAAGTGCCGTCTTCCTGTAATTCGTGAGATTGGATATTGTCTTCTAATTGCAATTTTAGTATCCCAAATAATTTATCAGCAATTGATTTTTTAATGATTGGTGTCATTATCTCAACTCTTTTTTCTAAGTTTCTAGGCATGAGATCTGCACTTGCAAAATAGATTTGTGGATTACTATTTTTAAAATAATAGATTCTAGCGTGTTCTAAATATTTTCCAATAATTGAAATTACCCTTATATTTTCACTAATTCCTGCTACTTTTGGTTTTAGACAGCATATACCTCTAATTATCATATCGATTTTTACCCCTGCCTTGCTTGCAGCATAAAGGGCTTCTATCACATCTACATCGACGATAGAATTAGCCTTTAAGATTATGTATCCATCTTTGCCATATTTCATTTCTTCTTTTATTAGCTGCAATATTTTTGGCTTTATTTGTGTTGGTGCTACAAGTATAGAATCTAGCTTGCATTGTTGTGCATATCCTGTAGATAGTGTATGAAAGAATTTTACTGCATCATTTGCAATTCCTTCATTTGAAGTAAAGTAGCTAATATCAGTATATATTTTTGCTGTTGCAGGATTGTAGTTGCCAGTTGAGAGATGGACATATTTTTTAAATTCATTGCCCACTTTTTTAATGACTAATGCTATTTTTGCATGCACTTTAAGTCCTGGGATTCCATAAATTACATGTGCCCCAGCAGCTTCTAATGCTTTTGCCCAATATAGGTTATTTTCTTCATCAAATCTTGCTTTTAATTCAACCAATGCAGTTACTTGCTTATTATTTTCTGCTGCTTCACTTAAAGCTTTTATTATAGGTGAATTTTTACCAGCACGATAAAGCGTCATTCGTATTGCATATACATCAGG
Above is a window of Helicobacter sp. MIT 99-5507 DNA encoding:
- the pbpC gene encoding penicillin-binding protein 1C gives rise to the protein MFRISKKKFNSNIFFKILLFLFFIFLLYFCFVFFSFNPKDDPFSSRYGKSMLDKNDEILSIFLNKDEQWHIKNSSHLSSKLSIATSIFEDRNFYSHIGIDFGAILRSMYINVRYKKRIGGSTITMQTIKLLYQNKRTYFNKINEMILALRLESLYSKDEILEMYFNNAPYGGNIIGVAAASLLYFQKNPKDLTWGESALLAVLPHSPGLINIGRNNHLLLEKRNRLLDELHKRGYIDEDNLKLAKNENLPTINRSKNLAPHLAFRFDNPVIKTTLDKNIQILLEDRLKLYHKKLLTLGIQNVAGIIIDTQSREVLAYGGSQDFLDIDGFGQIDGILAKRSPGSVLKPLLYALAIDNGIIAPQSKLVDAPTFFSNFKPRNASKKYFGLISARESLIKSLNVPFVSLLQKYGYDKFFFNLKEILRFDDSNFERYGLSLILGTKEITIEDVAKIYVGFGNYGEFGDIYYTRDTNRQSSTKRLFSKGSAYLMLDALKNVKRIGVDNYFINKKIFYWKSGTSYGRKDAWAAGTSPKYTIVVWAGNFNGDSNPNLFGLDTAGALLFDIVNDLGNVGGEFEKSDDLKEILLDLPTGYRYDTNYKDIESTKALYPKHAKPLEKSPFLVNVFLNDNLEEVNSLHKDFINAREITKINLPLSLLEYYKEQNINIKKEGKGLQILYPKDNLSIIRTKDFSGKNELIARIANINNNNVFWYLDKRYLGVSKNNTMILNLDSGYHTLSVIDSNGDSHSVNFTILK
- a CDS encoding ribonucleoside-diphosphate reductase subunit alpha; the protein is MSVLKVIKRNGRIEDLDITKIQKYTSSAIKDLAGVNQSELEVDARILFRDGITTEEIQQTLIKTAVDKIDIDTPNWTYVASRLFLYDLYHKVSGFTGYKHLRDYFQKGMNEGKILKGFSNKFDLDLLNDYIKPDRDLQFNYLGIKTLYDRYLLKDRDNKPIELPQQMFMAIAMFLAQNEEDCNKKAMEFYDVLSKFEVMVATPTLSNARTPRHQLSSCYVGSMPDNIEGIFDSYKEMALLSKYGGGIGYDVSKIRGLGSYIDNHKNAAGGVIPFLKIANDVAVAIDQLGTRKGAIATYLEVWHIDIVNFIDLRKNSGEERRRTHDLFPALWICDLFMKRVQNNELWTLFDPYDASDLTELYGKEFEDKYIEFEQRDDLQKETINAKDLWKKILTNYFESGLPFLCFKDTANKTNPNAHSGIIRSSNLCTEIFQNTSPSHYKVKVEFENGDMELFEENDIVKLDSGLEKKANKLTSLDSINSKRIFTTQREGSGGESAVCNLASINLSKINTKQDIERVVPIAIRMLDNVIDLNFYPTRKVKVTNIKNRAIGLGVMGEAEMLAREQIVWGSEKHLYKIDRIMELISFNAINASSDIAKEKGVYPDFKGSNWSKGIFPIDLANNEALKLIDRDLFDKCDWDNLRQKVLTQGIRNGYLMAIAPTSSISILVGTTQTIEPIYKKKWLEENLSGMIPNVVPNLNVDTYNYYVSAYSLDQRDIIKVASIRQKWIDQGQSVNIFMEIDKASGKYLNEIYMLAWKLGLKSTYYLRSQSPDIKDETIDRSIECYNCQ